The following coding sequences are from one Epilithonimonas vandammei window:
- a CDS encoding polysaccharide biosynthesis/export family protein, giving the protein MTKQHLFNIFLLVFIIGICTSCISRKDIQYLQPSESLTINEEGLVPYNVPEYRVTKGDILSLNVVTTPKGDAAQFYSSLNASSSGANNGAMQSVGASGGQSSGGSGGQSGGNATFYFNGLKVDSKGDVNIFGIGYIKAEGRTLEDMTKEIQEKVNENFLQGKSEVRLNLDGIRYYILGDMETVNVTGEKTAYMTQLNIMQAIAMNGGLNRTVDRKNIMIHRKFPEGIKTARLDLTREDVMNSPYYWLQNGDIIYLNTNGKSINGFGKEPLQTLTTGVSLLTTVMSVYLILTRL; this is encoded by the coding sequence ATGACAAAACAACATCTTTTTAATATCTTTCTATTGGTCTTCATCATTGGTATCTGTACTTCATGCATTAGCAGAAAGGACATCCAGTATCTCCAGCCTAGTGAGAGCTTAACTATCAATGAAGAGGGATTGGTTCCTTATAATGTGCCGGAATATAGAGTTACTAAAGGTGATATACTAAGCCTTAACGTTGTAACCACTCCAAAGGGTGATGCAGCTCAGTTTTACTCTTCTCTAAATGCATCTAGCAGTGGTGCTAATAATGGTGCAATGCAAAGCGTTGGAGCATCTGGCGGACAGTCCAGTGGCGGTTCTGGTGGACAGTCTGGTGGCAATGCAACATTTTATTTTAATGGACTAAAAGTAGATTCCAAAGGAGATGTCAATATCTTCGGAATTGGATACATCAAAGCCGAAGGTAGAACGCTGGAGGACATGACAAAAGAAATTCAGGAAAAGGTAAACGAAAATTTTCTCCAAGGAAAATCTGAGGTAAGGCTTAATCTGGACGGAATCCGTTATTATATCTTAGGCGATATGGAAACTGTGAATGTTACCGGTGAAAAAACAGCATACATGACGCAGCTTAATATTATGCAGGCAATCGCCATGAATGGAGGTCTGAACCGAACTGTCGATCGGAAAAATATAATGATACACAGGAAGTTTCCCGAAGGTATTAAAACGGCAAGACTTGATCTTACAAGAGAAGATGTGATGAACTCACCTTACTATTGGCTTCAAAATGGGGATATTATTTATCTCAATACCAATGGTAAAAGTATCAATGGATTTGGAAAAGAACCACTTCAGACACTCACAACAGGAGTTTCACTACTTACAACTGTGATGTCAGTTTATCTAATCCTAACGCGTCTCTAA
- a CDS encoding exopolysaccharide transport family protein — protein sequence MIPDKNNNTTASTPQLEKIGSFNLFDVEHFVRRVIRNWYWFVILGFIGYCISYGYSKYYAQRVYSSNLSLSISNNTASYFTPNQSINFIWGQGGNQDGVYLKKILLSRSHNEYLVKKLNLITNYTTKGLIKTTYLDREDSPVFLEIDKNHLQQVNYPITIIPRKGNQYEVTLPEEGESPYLYNYVTESVEAVSPYARPANKILNLNEWYETPNLKFKLIPNPTPSNLGLNNIIITLVPVNQAVNSITSSLFVEFDKELSSIMVISKTGYNLNNTVNFLNSSVDELIKKRLTDQNTVDQNTVKYLNENLLLIRKKLDSSATVLNRLKINNRLFDMENIDSKTLEKLTTLENQKAELTAKIKSLNDIRNSVNTNNIEKIISLNVAGIEDGSFNASVSELKQLYAKRRELAQIYTPNSEPMREINRLINEAKYSSQGGLKKYFQGYYDRLSQLDSQIGKIDQELVSLPEKQRIFLDAQRGYNIIENTYNTLLTEHAKSQMRVATNQSNLTVIDKAKNLGQGPIAPNIAATQTQIIGGLLLIPLIFLLLGELLDNKIRNLKELLGVTKIPLLGVIGHNGYDNNLTVLEEPKSSISEAFRSIRANLRFLFDEEQKSKVILVTSSISGEGKTYVSINIASVLGLSGKKAVLLGMDLRKPKIFGDFKINNKNGISNYLTGQVELEDIINHTSIPGLDVITSGPIPPNPSELLMSDKNMNFIDRLKDLYEYIIIDSPPVGLVADSFELIKKADTTIYVVRHEYTEKHMVRMITEKYFKKEVSNLGIVYNDFVIKQGYGYGYGYGYGYGYGYGYFNEDENYVEPTIIKIRNKLKKFLNKK from the coding sequence ATGATACCTGATAAGAACAATAATACAACGGCGAGCACTCCACAGTTAGAAAAAATAGGTTCCTTTAACTTGTTTGATGTTGAGCATTTTGTAAGGAGAGTAATCCGTAACTGGTATTGGTTTGTGATATTAGGTTTCATTGGTTACTGTATTTCGTATGGTTACAGTAAGTATTATGCTCAGAGAGTTTACTCTTCCAATCTATCTCTAAGTATTTCCAATAACACGGCTAGTTATTTTACGCCCAATCAATCAATTAACTTTATCTGGGGACAAGGTGGGAATCAGGATGGTGTTTACCTGAAAAAAATATTATTATCCAGAAGTCATAATGAATATTTGGTAAAGAAACTTAATCTCATTACCAACTATACCACAAAAGGTCTTATAAAAACAACTTATCTGGACAGAGAAGACAGTCCTGTTTTTTTGGAGATTGACAAAAACCACCTGCAACAGGTTAATTATCCTATAACCATTATTCCAAGAAAGGGAAATCAGTATGAAGTCACGCTTCCGGAAGAAGGAGAATCACCTTATCTTTACAATTACGTTACAGAAAGTGTAGAGGCTGTGTCTCCGTATGCACGACCTGCCAATAAGATACTTAACCTGAATGAATGGTATGAGACTCCCAACCTAAAATTTAAGCTTATTCCAAATCCTACTCCAAGTAATCTCGGGTTAAATAACATAATCATCACCTTAGTCCCTGTAAACCAAGCGGTAAATAGTATTACCAGTAGTCTTTTTGTCGAGTTTGATAAAGAATTATCATCCATAATGGTAATTTCCAAAACAGGTTATAACCTTAATAATACTGTCAATTTTCTAAACAGCTCTGTAGATGAACTTATCAAAAAAAGATTAACGGACCAGAACACTGTAGATCAGAATACAGTAAAATATTTGAATGAGAATCTATTACTTATAAGGAAAAAATTAGATTCCAGTGCTACTGTTCTGAATAGGCTAAAAATCAATAATAGGCTTTTCGATATGGAGAATATAGACTCCAAGACGTTAGAAAAACTCACAACTCTGGAAAATCAAAAGGCAGAACTTACCGCAAAAATTAAATCTTTAAATGACATCCGGAATTCTGTTAATACCAACAATATTGAAAAGATTATAAGCCTAAATGTTGCAGGAATAGAAGATGGCAGCTTCAACGCATCCGTATCTGAGCTAAAGCAACTTTACGCAAAAAGAAGAGAACTTGCCCAGATTTACACACCCAACTCTGAGCCGATGCGAGAAATTAACAGACTTATAAACGAGGCAAAATACTCTTCACAGGGTGGGCTTAAAAAATATTTCCAAGGTTACTATGACAGACTTTCGCAGCTGGATTCTCAGATTGGTAAAATAGATCAAGAGTTAGTTTCGCTTCCCGAAAAGCAGAGGATTTTCTTGGATGCGCAAAGAGGATATAATATAATAGAAAATACCTACAATACTCTACTAACAGAGCATGCAAAATCCCAAATGCGTGTTGCAACCAATCAGAGCAATCTCACAGTTATTGACAAAGCAAAAAATCTTGGACAAGGTCCTATTGCTCCTAATATCGCTGCTACACAAACACAAATTATCGGCGGACTTCTACTGATACCGCTTATATTTCTGCTTTTAGGAGAATTGTTAGATAATAAGATCAGAAATCTTAAAGAGTTATTGGGTGTAACAAAAATTCCTTTGCTTGGAGTCATTGGCCATAATGGTTACGATAACAATCTTACAGTTTTGGAAGAACCTAAATCATCAATATCAGAAGCTTTCCGTTCCATACGGGCAAATCTCCGTTTTCTCTTCGATGAAGAACAGAAAAGTAAAGTAATATTGGTAACATCTTCCATCAGTGGAGAAGGAAAAACCTATGTTTCTATTAATATTGCTTCAGTGCTAGGTCTCAGCGGGAAAAAAGCCGTTTTATTGGGAATGGATCTAAGGAAGCCCAAAATCTTCGGTGATTTTAAAATCAATAACAAAAACGGCATCTCCAATTATCTTACAGGGCAGGTAGAACTTGAAGATATTATCAATCACACCAGTATTCCGGGATTGGATGTTATCACTTCAGGTCCCATTCCGCCTAATCCATCAGAACTTTTGATGAGTGATAAAAATATGAATTTCATTGATAGGCTGAAAGATTTGTACGAATATATAATCATTGATTCTCCTCCCGTAGGTCTTGTGGCAGATTCTTTTGAGTTAATTAAAAAGGCAGATACAACAATATATGTGGTTCGCCACGAGTATACCGAAAAGCATATGGTGAGAATGATTACCGAAAAATACTTTAAAAAAGAAGTATCCAATCTGGGAATAGTGTACAATGATTTCGTAATAAAACAAGGCTACGGTTATGGATATGGCTACGGCTACGGTTATGGCTACGGTTACGGTTACTTTAATGAAGATGAAAATTATGTAGAACCCACAATTATAAAAATCAGGAATAAGCTGAAAAAGTTTTTAAACAAAAAATAA
- a CDS encoding glycosyl-4,4'-diaponeurosporenoate acyltransferase CrtO family protein — protein MIFKYLSFSISIVFLSFIVGMIITALIRKTNFYNTTLSNLNFIKSEMINKIIGVGIIKWIVKNTFFKFLNPKLKFDRKMNISDVKNIRNEMTKSEIDHLFAFIFVILFVIATFYKQKYLLAFTILFVNLIMNLYPSLLQQQNKRRIGKLLSKFENRKQTN, from the coding sequence ATGATATTTAAATATTTAAGTTTCAGTATTTCAATTGTATTTCTTTCTTTTATTGTTGGGATGATTATAACTGCTTTAATAAGAAAGACAAATTTCTATAATACAACATTATCAAATCTTAATTTTATAAAAAGCGAAATGATAAATAAAATTATTGGTGTTGGAATAATAAAATGGATTGTGAAAAATACATTTTTTAAGTTTTTAAATCCTAAACTAAAATTTGACAGAAAAATGAATATTTCAGACGTGAAAAATATTCGAAATGAAATGACTAAATCTGAAATAGACCATTTATTTGCATTCATATTTGTCATACTTTTTGTCATCGCAACATTTTACAAGCAAAAATATTTACTGGCATTTACAATCTTATTTGTCAACTTAATTATGAATTTATATCCTTCTTTATTACAACAACAGAATAAAAGGAGAATTGGCAAACTGCTTTCTAAGTTTGAAAACAGAAAACAAACAAACTAA
- a CDS encoding acyltransferase family protein encodes MLNNLIGLRFYAALWVFLYHFFPVYTDLPKVDLLEVGYLGVDVFFVLSGFILTYVYYGKFFVNKISIKDYYNFIIKRFAKIYPLHFILTLIFIPLLFVGKYVFHQDALKVYPNTLINNFLLIHAWGTTSHYSWNFPSWSISAEWFAYLFLFAPAAFIYRKSRLVFFIVCVVILGAFMWKWIKIPEFTMDRYTMNGLPRIIPEFLLGVLAGLLKLKVILNKKMASFIFMLALLFLSLFFYQRFYFQQLCIFGFAAIIFALSYDTYFNKLFGSRQLIYLGNISYAFYLTQFLSLIIYEQVYRLLFSKLTTEYIVILQFLIAFSINFIMASSAYRYIEEPVRLYLVKKLSRNKINR; translated from the coding sequence ATGCTGAATAATTTAATAGGGCTGAGATTCTATGCAGCCCTATGGGTGTTTTTGTATCACTTTTTCCCTGTTTATACAGATCTTCCCAAAGTAGATTTATTGGAAGTTGGATATTTAGGTGTTGATGTTTTTTTTGTTTTGAGCGGATTTATTTTGACGTATGTTTATTATGGTAAATTTTTTGTCAATAAAATTAGCATCAAAGATTATTATAATTTTATTATAAAACGTTTTGCAAAAATTTATCCTTTGCATTTTATACTAACTTTGATTTTTATACCTCTTCTTTTTGTAGGGAAATATGTTTTTCACCAAGATGCTTTAAAGGTTTATCCCAATACTCTAATCAATAATTTTTTACTGATTCATGCTTGGGGGACAACAAGCCATTATTCTTGGAATTTTCCATCTTGGAGTATATCGGCAGAGTGGTTTGCCTATCTGTTTCTTTTTGCTCCTGCAGCATTTATCTATAGAAAAAGCAGGCTTGTTTTTTTTATTGTTTGCGTAGTAATTCTGGGAGCATTCATGTGGAAATGGATTAAAATACCGGAATTTACGATGGATAGATATACGATGAATGGGTTGCCAAGAATTATCCCAGAGTTCTTATTAGGTGTACTCGCGGGGCTTTTAAAATTAAAAGTAATATTAAACAAAAAAATGGCTTCCTTTATTTTTATGCTGGCTTTATTGTTTTTAAGTCTGTTTTTTTATCAGAGATTTTATTTCCAGCAGCTTTGTATTTTTGGTTTTGCGGCAATTATTTTTGCACTTTCTTATGACACCTATTTCAATAAGCTATTCGGATCTAGGCAATTAATATATCTTGGTAATATTTCCTATGCATTTTATCTTACCCAGTTTCTAAGCTTGATTATTTATGAGCAGGTTTACAGGCTTTTATTTTCGAAACTCACTACTGAGTACATTGTTATATTACAATTTTTAATAGCTTTTTCAATTAATTTTATAATGGCATCCTCAGCATACCGATATATTGAGGAGCCAGTTAGATTATATCTTGTAAAAAAATTATCTAGAAATAAAATCAATAGATAG
- a CDS encoding EpsG family protein codes for MTFLHPVFTILILTLIFYSFVEVNRGVESKTSKYVFWAIASYMIIIVGYRNYVGADYPVYQGMYNQYFPTVDFGILFDKMLFRESKVDVEWMYGMLNKLVFLTGVPFKEFTLITAIITISGKFSVYYKNTQYPIFAVLLFFIPGYFIADSGHMRQALGMTMCFLSFRFIKERKIWWYLLCVYIAFGFHKSTIVFLPAYWLAIIPMNSSRILYALLVCVILSPFQIYNSFSGFLDTLNVQDVSNGYNGYINYESSGSSFMDGLMLVFSFLLVTFDKATCQKIYYYEYMRNILVTGICLYFIMRSNPVFSTRLVGSYLGFAPLVVPNIVAAMDNKNTKKMTHLFFVAFMIFYYFVFAKYQGNAGRFTPDKYQNFLWSN; via the coding sequence ATGACTTTTTTACATCCCGTTTTTACAATTCTTATACTTACTTTGATTTTTTACAGTTTTGTGGAAGTCAATAGAGGTGTAGAATCAAAAACTTCGAAATATGTTTTTTGGGCTATAGCGTCCTATATGATTATTATCGTGGGTTATAGAAATTATGTTGGTGCAGATTACCCGGTATATCAGGGGATGTATAACCAATATTTCCCAACGGTAGATTTTGGAATATTGTTCGATAAAATGTTGTTTCGTGAGTCCAAAGTAGATGTAGAATGGATGTATGGGATGCTCAATAAGCTGGTTTTTCTTACGGGTGTCCCTTTCAAAGAATTTACACTGATTACAGCTATCATCACCATATCCGGAAAGTTTTCGGTGTACTATAAAAATACGCAATATCCAATATTTGCAGTTCTTCTATTCTTTATTCCCGGCTATTTCATAGCAGACAGCGGTCATATGAGGCAGGCATTAGGGATGACAATGTGTTTCCTCTCTTTTCGTTTTATAAAAGAAAGAAAAATTTGGTGGTATCTACTGTGTGTTTATATCGCATTCGGATTTCATAAATCTACAATTGTCTTTCTGCCAGCGTATTGGCTAGCTATAATACCAATGAATTCTAGCCGGATATTATATGCGCTTCTGGTTTGTGTTATTTTATCCCCGTTTCAGATTTACAATTCATTTTCTGGTTTTCTAGATACGCTCAATGTTCAGGATGTATCTAATGGATATAATGGATATATCAATTATGAATCTTCCGGCTCTAGCTTTATGGACGGACTTATGCTGGTTTTCAGCTTTTTGCTGGTTACTTTTGATAAGGCAACCTGCCAGAAAATTTACTATTATGAATATATGCGGAATATTCTAGTAACGGGAATCTGCCTCTATTTCATCATGCGCAGTAATCCTGTTTTTTCCACCAGACTCGTTGGTTCATATCTGGGATTTGCACCACTTGTCGTTCCGAATATCGTTGCTGCAATGGATAATAAAAACACCAAAAAAATGACCCATCTTTTTTTTGTAGCATTTATGATTTTCTACTATTTCGTATTCGCTAAATATCAGGGTAACGCAGGTAGATTCACACCGGACAAATACCAGAATTTCTTGTGGAGCAATTAA
- a CDS encoding formimidoylglutamase encodes MNFEDFIIPPKKIRAEKWQIGDKIINDIKEDGIVLLFVSDYRGADGDAESQDFTGVRREFYKLSQLDFDIPVIDLGDLVSGRTIHDSHYILQEVLSACHYKNAIPVIVGGSNDLAFSLFSALNFHQNNINYTQISNVVSLKQDEEIHESNFLSKILGSKNFSIKNYHHLGYQKHLNEMDSVRLIKEVQFDIIRLAEMMNSTEKTEPYFRKADLVTINCDAIESFGEPFSMNPQVNGLNRREICAYMKEIGLSEKLKSVGIFNYNIYSDSQLNHQLLAQMIWYLIEGINIQRSHPKEKSYETFYVLINDEKYAFKREVFSNLWYFGEDDNIDNCIPCSRSDFDEAKKGFLNSRFTRS; translated from the coding sequence ATGAACTTTGAAGACTTTATCATTCCGCCAAAAAAAATCAGGGCCGAAAAATGGCAGATTGGGGACAAGATTATTAATGATATCAAGGAAGACGGTATTGTTCTGCTGTTTGTATCAGATTACAGAGGTGCAGATGGCGATGCCGAAAGTCAGGATTTTACAGGTGTAAGAAGAGAGTTTTACAAATTGTCACAATTGGATTTTGATATTCCCGTTATAGATCTTGGCGATTTGGTTTCTGGAAGAACAATTCATGATTCGCATTATATTTTGCAGGAAGTTCTGTCTGCTTGTCACTATAAAAATGCAATTCCGGTGATCGTAGGCGGTAGCAATGATCTGGCTTTTTCACTTTTTTCCGCGCTTAATTTTCATCAGAATAATATCAATTACACGCAGATCAGTAATGTTGTTTCACTGAAACAGGATGAGGAAATCCACGAGTCTAATTTCCTCAGCAAGATACTGGGCTCAAAAAATTTTTCTATAAAAAATTACCATCACCTGGGCTATCAGAAACATCTGAATGAAATGGATTCTGTGAGGCTTATCAAAGAAGTTCAGTTTGATATTATCCGCCTGGCAGAAATGATGAATTCTACAGAAAAAACCGAGCCTTATTTCCGGAAAGCAGATTTGGTTACCATTAATTGTGATGCTATTGAAAGTTTTGGAGAGCCATTTTCTATGAATCCGCAGGTTAATGGCCTGAACAGAAGAGAAATCTGTGCTTATATGAAGGAAATCGGGCTGAGTGAAAAACTGAAATCCGTTGGGATTTTCAATTATAATATCTATTCTGACTCACAGCTCAATCATCAGTTGCTGGCTCAGATGATCTGGTATCTTATAGAAGGCATCAACATCCAGCGTTCTCACCCGAAGGAAAAATCCTACGAAACTTTTTATGTGCTGATTAATGACGAGAAGTATGCTTTTAAAAGAGAGGTTTTCAGTAATCTGTGGTATTTTGGTGAGGATGATAATATTGATAATTGCATCCCTTGCTCACGTTCGGATTTTGATGAAGCCAAAAAAGGTTTTTTAAATTCGAGATTCACCAGAAGTTAA
- a CDS encoding glycosyltransferase — protein MQHPRTKVSVIVPVYNVELYLEKCLLSLVNQTLQDIEIIVVNDGSKDHSQQIIEKFQQEHPQKIYAYTKENGGLSDARNFGIDRAKGKYIGFVDSDDYVSETMYDNMLNIAEKNQAEITICNIQKVDERGNVTQKLTQLPGFPEKIILENNISVFSDISYFACNKLFRSELFKKRRFRKGIHFEDIELIPQLVLDSKVIGFTPAYHYQYLERSQSISKMHTLKGLDILEAVKTVSVKFTESRYHRYKDALKGFQILEGIYTFLAYLAFVNNKADFYKMSHTLDEFIKDNDINTKDILQYKRFGRNYLLSLPLGKKVYYVLSIFRLRHIVRILTIKK, from the coding sequence ATGCAGCATCCAAGAACCAAAGTTTCTGTTATTGTTCCCGTTTATAACGTCGAGTTATATTTGGAGAAATGTCTATTGTCATTGGTTAATCAGACTTTGCAGGACATTGAAATAATCGTGGTGAATGATGGAAGCAAAGATCATTCTCAACAAATTATAGAAAAATTCCAGCAGGAACATCCGCAAAAAATCTATGCCTATACAAAAGAAAATGGCGGATTAAGTGATGCGCGAAATTTTGGTATAGACCGTGCGAAGGGCAAGTATATCGGTTTTGTGGACAGTGATGATTATGTTTCAGAAACGATGTATGATAATATGCTGAACATTGCCGAGAAAAATCAGGCAGAAATAACAATATGCAATATTCAGAAGGTAGATGAAAGAGGAAATGTTACACAAAAGCTAACGCAGTTGCCCGGTTTTCCTGAAAAAATCATTCTGGAAAATAATATTTCTGTTTTCTCTGATATCTCTTATTTTGCCTGCAATAAGCTTTTCAGAAGTGAATTATTTAAGAAAAGAAGATTCAGAAAAGGAATTCATTTTGAAGATATCGAGCTGATACCACAGCTGGTTCTGGATTCTAAAGTCATCGGCTTTACTCCGGCATATCATTATCAATATCTAGAGAGATCACAATCTATCAGCAAAATGCATACGCTGAAAGGATTAGATATTCTAGAGGCTGTGAAAACTGTGAGTGTGAAATTTACTGAAAGCCGCTACCATAGATATAAAGATGCATTGAAAGGATTTCAGATTCTGGAAGGCATTTATACATTTCTGGCTTATTTGGCATTTGTAAATAATAAGGCAGATTTTTACAAGATGTCACATACATTGGATGAGTTTATAAAAGATAATGATATAAATACGAAAGATATCTTGCAGTATAAGCGGTTTGGAAGGAATTATCTATTATCTTTGCCGTTAGGAAAAAAAGTTTATTATGTCCTCAGTATATTCAGGCTGAGGCATATTGTCAGAATATTGACAATCAAAAAGTAA
- a CDS encoding glycosyltransferase family 4 protein, translating into MNNIELFLVSIGISFFYFKLVLGFVFSFLITFISIPAIIKISRRKNLMDEPGSRSSHLRKIPNLGGIAIFFSLGVCAPIFAYELFDRYKFLFASFIILFFVGIMDDIMVLRAYKKLLAQALVSILMVVGSDVRIRSIFGLFGVYEINYYISIAFSILTFIILINAFNLIDGIDGLAGSYTIATSILFGISFFRLGPANDPLVILCAIIIAASFAFLFYNLSNKRNAKIFMGDTGSMILGFLLAFTGISFIEIFIQKRDEVFYHLQSAPVIAVAILILPIIDTLMVIITRIYHGKSILSPDKNHIHHKLLNLGLTHRRSTAYIIGYYLIIIAVAYSLRHLNVNYLLIIILVIGFLGAYLPIFLLRFKN; encoded by the coding sequence ATGAATAACATCGAACTTTTTTTGGTAAGTATAGGAATATCCTTTTTTTACTTCAAGCTGGTTTTAGGCTTTGTGTTTTCTTTTTTAATTACTTTTATTTCCATTCCGGCAATTATAAAAATTTCCAGAAGGAAGAATCTGATGGATGAGCCCGGATCACGAAGCTCCCACCTGAGGAAAATTCCAAATCTCGGCGGCATAGCCATATTTTTTTCTCTGGGTGTTTGCGCTCCTATTTTTGCTTACGAATTGTTTGATCGCTATAAGTTTTTATTTGCATCATTTATCATTTTATTTTTTGTAGGAATAATGGATGATATAATGGTTCTAAGGGCATATAAAAAGCTTTTGGCTCAGGCACTTGTGTCAATATTAATGGTGGTAGGGTCGGATGTGCGCATCAGGAGTATTTTTGGACTGTTTGGAGTCTATGAGATTAATTATTATATAAGCATAGCTTTCAGTATTCTGACTTTCATTATTCTTATCAATGCTTTTAATCTGATAGATGGGATAGACGGACTGGCCGGAAGTTATACCATTGCAACCAGCATACTTTTTGGGATCAGTTTCTTCCGGTTGGGACCGGCGAACGATCCTTTGGTTATCCTTTGTGCAATTATTATTGCAGCATCGTTTGCTTTTTTGTTCTATAATCTCTCTAATAAAAGAAATGCGAAAATTTTTATGGGAGATACGGGTTCTATGATTCTTGGATTTCTTCTTGCCTTCACAGGTATTTCATTTATAGAAATATTCATTCAGAAAAGGGATGAGGTATTTTATCATCTGCAGTCTGCGCCTGTTATAGCTGTAGCCATTCTTATATTACCGATTATCGATACGCTTATGGTCATTATTACCAGAATTTATCATGGCAAGTCTATACTCTCTCCAGATAAAAATCACATACACCATAAGTTACTGAATCTAGGTCTCACACATCGCAGATCTACAGCGTATATCATAGGTTATTATTTAATTATCATTGCTGTAGCTTATTCGCTTAGGCATTTAAATGTCAATTATTTACTGATTATTATTTTGGTTATTGGTTTTTTAGGAGCTTATCTTCCTATTTTCTTACTTAGATTCAAAAACTAA
- a CDS encoding EpsG family protein, giving the protein MKKYTQLFIVIVVLAALVFYNIQTVCAFAGRYIYPLDDAYIHLSMARNYAEFQTWGITQYEFSSTTSSPLFTFLLALLIKIFGNWEYIPLVTNSIAGVALILVFNKYLTPFSVITRFVFLVALVVLMPLHLMIMTGMEHVFHSLAMVLVLLAFRKYLEDKSPRHFSNLALFSIIATGFRYESLFFIFFICVYLFFIRKDYVISIVLGLFALLPVLVYGYISLDHGSFFLPNSLILKGNTNDGIAGFITRVAGNAYRGISVLILVLILIVQIFRNFQTLKHSGYQSVRVAKNAVPFVVIAGFLVHLLFANFGWLIRYEAYLVVLVLFAIAPFADGVFREKAGNSVFRYLMIGLLLITFYMRFITMIKYQPIASKNIFDQQIQLADFVHQYYPESRIIANDIGAITYYNNIQLLDTYGLGSIEVARLRKNDHGKFVDNKNLQTYIAKTAENRNFDIALVFDEWVKMPDYFVKAGTLSINNNYICGGTTVSFYAVKKENADKLRKQLADFSKQTPKDVTIKIAY; this is encoded by the coding sequence ATGAAAAAATATACACAACTCTTTATCGTAATTGTTGTTCTTGCAGCGTTGGTTTTTTACAATATTCAGACTGTGTGTGCTTTTGCAGGGCGATATATTTATCCTTTGGATGATGCTTATATCCATCTTTCAATGGCTCGGAATTATGCAGAATTTCAAACTTGGGGAATCACACAGTATGAATTTTCATCTACCACATCATCACCGCTTTTTACATTTCTTCTGGCTCTACTAATCAAAATATTTGGTAACTGGGAATATATCCCTTTGGTTACAAACAGTATTGCAGGCGTTGCGCTCATCTTGGTATTCAATAAATATCTGACACCGTTCTCGGTAATTACAAGATTTGTTTTCTTAGTGGCACTAGTTGTCCTGATGCCATTGCATCTGATGATAATGACCGGAATGGAGCATGTGTTTCACTCGCTCGCCATGGTTTTAGTTCTGTTAGCTTTTCGGAAATATCTGGAGGATAAAAGCCCGAGACATTTTTCCAATCTGGCTTTGTTTTCTATTATTGCAACAGGATTCCGTTACGAAAGCCTTTTTTTTATTTTCTTTATCTGCGTGTATCTTTTTTTTATTAGAAAAGATTATGTTATTAGTATAGTTTTAGGTTTATTTGCGCTTTTGCCGGTTTTGGTATATGGCTATATATCGCTAGATCACGGATCATTTTTCCTCCCGAATTCTCTGATTCTTAAAGGTAACACGAACGACGGAATCGCAGGTTTTATAACAAGAGTAGCAGGCAACGCTTACCGCGGAATTTCTGTTTTGATACTGGTGCTGATTCTGATAGTACAGATTTTCAGAAACTTTCAAACGCTCAAACATTCGGGCTATCAATCTGTAAGAGTAGCTAAAAATGCTGTTCCTTTTGTAGTTATAGCGGGTTTTTTGGTTCACCTTTTATTTGCTAATTTTGGATGGCTGATTCGCTATGAAGCGTATTTGGTTGTTCTTGTTTTATTTGCAATTGCTCCTTTTGCAGATGGTGTTTTTCGGGAAAAAGCAGGAAATTCTGTTTTTAGATACTTAATGATCGGCTTGCTGTTAATAACATTCTATATGCGGTTTATAACGATGATAAAATACCAGCCAATAGCCTCCAAAAACATTTTTGACCAGCAGATTCAGCTTGCGGATTTTGTCCATCAGTATTACCCCGAGTCCAGAATTATTGCAAACGATATCGGAGCTATTACTTATTATAACAATATTCAGCTTCTTGATACGTACGGATTAGGAAGTATTGAGGTGGCAAGGTTAAGGAAGAACGATCACGGCAAGTTTGTGGACAATAAAAATCTTCAGACTTATATTGCCAAAACAGCAGAAAACAGAAATTTTGATATTGCTTTGGTTTTCGATGAATGGGTAAAAATGCCGGATTATTTTGTGAAAGCAGGAACGCTTAGCATTAATAATAATTATATCTGTGGAGGAACTACAGTTTCTTTTTATGCCGTGAAAAAAGAAAATGCAGATAAACTCAGGAAGCAATTGGCAGATTTCTCCAAACAAACTCCAAAAGACGTTACAATAAAAATAGCATACTAA